A DNA window from Acetilactobacillus jinshanensis contains the following coding sequences:
- a CDS encoding DMT family transporter produces MIFLIGIGAGLLLPIQTSINSKLRFKVGSPYLASTASMVTGMLFLMVIACLFGQELLPSLSVFDDDHWWLGLGGLMGAIAFTINVLLLPHLGAVQTIIMPLIGQIIMSMSIDNFGWFNLPVNHFNIVRLFGVLLLLSGVLAVIYQKSEDKIRKGNPIPWQLLGIIAGFALAIQTSSNGALGRTIHAPISAGVYSFTSGSIILVLAVGIFEHDFGHYLRAVGYGTRWWIWIGGPLGATYAFCNLSLAPIIGAGTTIVLTILGNVAGSVVIDKFGLIGTPKREIGWRQYLGLVIMICGVILIKLF; encoded by the coding sequence ATGATATTTTTGATTGGAATCGGTGCGGGCTTACTATTACCGATTCAGACATCGATCAATTCAAAGTTGCGGTTTAAAGTGGGTTCGCCCTATTTAGCATCTACGGCATCGATGGTGACTGGGATGCTATTTTTAATGGTCATCGCTTGCCTGTTTGGTCAGGAATTATTACCATCGTTATCTGTTTTTGATGATGATCACTGGTGGTTAGGCCTTGGTGGTTTAATGGGTGCCATTGCCTTTACGATTAACGTTTTATTGTTGCCGCACTTAGGTGCTGTCCAAACGATCATTATGCCGCTAATCGGCCAGATCATCATGAGCATGAGTATTGATAACTTCGGTTGGTTTAATCTACCGGTCAACCATTTTAACATCGTTCGTTTATTCGGAGTTCTGTTATTGCTAAGTGGAGTCTTAGCCGTAATTTACCAGAAAAGTGAAGATAAAATTCGGAAAGGTAACCCAATTCCGTGGCAATTACTAGGAATTATTGCTGGTTTTGCGTTAGCTATTCAGACGTCATCAAACGGCGCCTTAGGTCGGACGATTCACGCACCGATTAGTGCCGGAGTCTATTCATTCACCAGTGGATCCATTATTTTAGTTTTGGCCGTGGGTATCTTTGAACATGACTTTGGTCATTATCTAAGAGCTGTTGGCTACGGCACTCGCTGGTGGATCTGGATTGGCGGTCCGCTTGGTGCTACCTACGCTTTCTGTAACCTTAGCTTGGCACCGATTATTGGTGCTGGAACCACGATCGTCTTAACGATTTTAGGTAATGTTGCCGGTAGCGTCGTAATCGATAAGTTCGGCCTGATTGGGACGCCAAAACGAGAAATCGGCTGGCGTCAGTATCTAGGCCTCGTGATTATGATATGCGGAGTAATATTGATTAAATTATTTTAA
- a CDS encoding DUF805 domain-containing protein, whose amino-acid sequence MSTRHVNLFKAYQLFWKNYFNFKGNSSRTEYWWPFMWNWLIRFVFLIWALVGHLKGEPHVELTGLVLLLAYCLVALIPCISITIRRYRNAGISVYWIFLTYVAPWVLQAIVHESVGKTWPRIIIENTSAFLEFICFICAIVLALFPTKHD is encoded by the coding sequence ATGAGTACAAGACACGTAAATTTATTTAAAGCATATCAATTATTCTGGAAAAATTACTTTAATTTTAAAGGTAACAGTAGTCGAACCGAATACTGGTGGCCATTTATGTGGAACTGGTTAATTCGATTTGTATTTCTAATCTGGGCATTAGTGGGACATCTAAAGGGTGAACCGCACGTTGAATTAACTGGATTGGTATTATTACTGGCCTACTGTTTAGTAGCTCTAATCCCGTGTATCAGTATTACGATTCGTCGATACCGCAACGCCGGGATTAGTGTTTACTGGATTTTCTTAACTTATGTCGCACCGTGGGTTCTACAAGCCATCGTTCATGAATCGGTTGGTAAGACTTGGCCACGGATCATCATCGAAAACACCAGTGCGTTTCTTGAATTTATCTGTTTCATCTGTGCCATTGTTTTGGCATTATTTCCTACGAAGCATGATTAA
- a CDS encoding C39 family peptidase codes for MTINSKLTDFYTVIANSGKHVGTPIYATYPKQSASGKVIATQHQYRNQIVHVTKMVKSTHQTWAKIDGKISGWINYDGLDHDVRWFKGVPLICQRPELPTGCELVAATMMLQYATGKKLDKMKLVREMPRSTNPNRGFVGSPYKTSGWCVYPGGLMSVVNQYTHDKAWNMTGCTITDIKKQIDRNHPVVIWMTDIDGFPTHALTVYGYDKHHLFLNDPWANARIKRSLSFIRKRRSKDGMRTISYH; via the coding sequence ATGACTATTAATTCAAAGCTAACTGATTTTTATACGGTAATTGCTAATTCGGGTAAGCATGTCGGTACACCCATTTATGCAACCTATCCAAAACAGAGTGCTTCAGGTAAAGTAATTGCCACTCAACACCAATATCGTAATCAAATCGTCCATGTTACTAAGATGGTTAAATCTACTCATCAAACTTGGGCTAAAATTGATGGTAAGATTTCTGGCTGGATTAATTATGATGGTCTTGATCACGATGTTCGCTGGTTTAAAGGTGTCCCACTAATTTGCCAACGCCCGGAATTACCCACGGGATGTGAATTAGTTGCCGCCACCATGATGCTTCAATATGCAACTGGTAAAAAATTAGATAAGATGAAATTAGTTCGTGAAATGCCAAGGAGTACTAACCCTAATAGAGGTTTTGTCGGTAGCCCTTATAAGACCAGTGGTTGGTGTGTATATCCTGGTGGCTTGATGAGCGTTGTAAATCAATATACCCATGATAAAGCATGGAACATGACGGGATGCACAATTACTGATATTAAAAAGCAAATTGATCGTAATCATCCCGTTGTCATCTGGATGACTGACATCGATGGCTTTCCAACGCACGCCTTAACGGTTTATGGATACGATAAACATCACCTGTTTTTAAATGACCCGTGGGCAAACGCCCGAATTAAACGTTCATTATCGTTTATTCGTAAACGTCGAAGTAAAGATGGCATGCGAACGATTAGTTATCATTAA
- the murI gene encoding glutamate racemase: protein MNKNQEPIGVMDSGVGGTSTLKTLAKMLPHEDFVFYGDSKNAPYGERSKQAVVHLTNNVFNDLTKHHHIKAFVIACNTATSSAKSELVKMHPNLPIFGIEPALKQAVDNGGQNIAVMATPLTMSLPKYNRQLDKYQSSHRIFSVPCPGLAGLIEGGSKNLPQIKALVHKLLDPLKKYHIDSVVLGCTHYPYIRSIISHEFNDQPAIYTGYDGLARYVGYQLKAKGLAAPKDQKQIIKFTSSNNTPQQIKFYSDMYHGKILK from the coding sequence ATGAATAAGAATCAAGAACCAATCGGTGTTATGGATTCAGGTGTTGGTGGTACTAGTACGCTTAAGACATTAGCTAAGATGCTACCTCACGAAGACTTTGTCTTTTATGGTGACTCTAAGAACGCACCGTACGGTGAACGCAGCAAGCAAGCTGTCGTTCACTTGACCAACAATGTCTTTAACGATTTAACTAAGCATCATCACATTAAGGCGTTTGTAATTGCCTGTAATACAGCAACTAGTTCAGCTAAGAGTGAATTAGTTAAAATGCATCCCAATTTACCGATCTTTGGGATTGAACCCGCTTTAAAGCAAGCTGTTGACAATGGTGGTCAGAACATTGCCGTAATGGCAACGCCGTTGACAATGAGTTTACCAAAGTACAATCGTCAGTTAGATAAGTATCAGTCATCCCACCGGATCTTCTCAGTTCCTTGTCCTGGTTTAGCCGGTTTAATCGAAGGTGGCTCCAAGAACTTACCCCAGATTAAAGCACTCGTTCATAAGTTACTGGACCCACTTAAAAAATATCATATTGATTCGGTCGTTCTAGGCTGTACCCATTACCCGTACATCCGCTCAATCATCAGTCATGAATTTAATGATCAACCCGCGATTTACACCGGATATGATGGCTTAGCTCGCTACGTTGGTTACCAGTTAAAGGCTAAAGGCTTAGCTGCGCCAAAAGATCAGAAGCAGATCATTAAATTTACCAGTAGCAATAATACTCCGCAGCAGATTAAGTTCTACTCGGACATGTACCATGGCAAAATTTTGAAGTGA
- a CDS encoding tyrosine-type recombinase/integrase, giving the protein MAKTYHLKSYPHIFYVHKNGHKRFGFRYTYIDSSHKRHEISRRNFGSVQEANLELDQVRRQVMKGNANSLKFINLTISEWVHSFIEANRSRWKVSTYHTYLYTFRNFIIPTIGNVKVQQINKNIYQRLCINKLIDKGLKHSSIVNVHHRMITLMNSAVDNDIVSRNKLSGTKIPTITGKLKKRLMTADELAKFNRQLKHEPILYQTIFHVLEDTGMREGELLGLTWQDIILTKLRIHINHTRDNNGLRTPKTPHSRRSIGISKQLAQLLIKYQTWQVKLFKHLEQPWNEKTFVFTTHKGVPMSNTTISRNLSKILKQAGLGYLSGHFTAHTFRHMFASYLLNNGMPLTEVSHALGHANPQITLAIYTQRNPASNKNLGSKIEQIYHNKK; this is encoded by the coding sequence ATGGCAAAAACGTATCATTTAAAAAGCTATCCGCACATCTTTTATGTCCATAAGAACGGGCATAAACGCTTTGGATTTCGCTATACTTACATTGATAGTAGTCATAAACGCCACGAGATCTCACGGCGTAATTTTGGTTCGGTTCAGGAAGCTAACCTGGAGTTAGACCAAGTTCGTCGTCAAGTCATGAAAGGTAACGCTAATTCGCTGAAGTTTATTAATCTAACAATCAGCGAATGGGTTCATAGCTTTATTGAAGCTAACCGTTCCCGGTGGAAGGTATCAACTTACCACACGTATCTATATACGTTTCGTAATTTCATTATCCCGACCATTGGCAACGTGAAAGTCCAGCAGATCAACAAAAATATTTACCAACGGTTATGCATCAATAAGCTAATCGATAAGGGGTTGAAGCACAGCAGTATCGTTAACGTTCATCACCGCATGATTACGTTAATGAATTCAGCGGTCGATAACGACATCGTCAGCCGGAATAAACTGAGCGGAACCAAGATTCCCACTATCACTGGTAAGCTAAAAAAGCGGTTGATGACGGCTGATGAACTGGCTAAGTTTAATCGTCAACTAAAACATGAACCAATTCTGTACCAGACGATTTTTCATGTTCTGGAAGACACCGGGATGCGTGAGGGTGAACTCTTAGGTCTAACGTGGCAGGATATTATCCTAACTAAATTACGGATTCATATTAATCATACCCGTGACAACAACGGTTTACGGACACCAAAGACACCGCACAGCCGTAGAAGTATCGGAATCTCAAAGCAATTAGCTCAATTATTAATCAAATACCAGACTTGGCAAGTTAAACTTTTTAAGCACCTGGAACAGCCATGGAACGAAAAGACGTTTGTTTTCACGACGCATAAGGGTGTTCCCATGTCGAATACCACCATTTCCAGAAATTTATCAAAGATTTTAAAGCAAGCTGGGCTTGGTTACTTAAGCGGTCATTTTACGGCCCATACGTTTAGACATATGTTCGCCAGTTATCTATTGAATAACGGGATGCCATTAACCGAGGTGTCACATGCGTTAGGCCATGCCAACCCGCAGATTACGTTGGCAATTTACACTCAGCGTAATCCAGCTAGTAATAAGAATCTCGGTAGTAAAATTGAACAAATTTATCATAATAAGAAGTAA
- a CDS encoding GAF domain-containing protein, with protein MDSILISQANALTTSVDNVVTNLANVAALLMQTNDKVSWAGFYKYRPKTNDLLLGPYQGKLACNIIPNGKGVCGTAAQTKKPQLVKDVSQFPGHIACDSASQSEIVVPLLKADQVLGVLDLDSNQLNAFTAQDQKILEKIANVLVKNC; from the coding sequence ATGGATTCAATTTTAATTTCTCAAGCCAACGCATTAACGACCAGCGTTGACAACGTCGTCACTAATTTAGCTAACGTTGCGGCGTTATTAATGCAAACTAACGATAAAGTAAGCTGGGCAGGGTTTTATAAGTACCGTCCCAAGACTAACGATCTTTTATTAGGACCATACCAGGGCAAATTAGCTTGCAACATCATTCCGAATGGAAAAGGTGTTTGTGGAACCGCTGCTCAGACTAAAAAACCACAATTAGTAAAGGACGTTAGCCAGTTTCCTGGTCACATTGCTTGTGATAGCGCTAGCCAATCTGAAATTGTGGTTCCGTTATTGAAAGCTGATCAAGTTCTCGGTGTTCTCGATCTTGATTCTAACCAACTAAATGCATTCACCGCACAGGATCAAAAGATTCTTGAAAAAATCGCGAACGTTTTAGTAAAGAATTGTTAA
- a CDS encoding CHAP domain-containing protein: MSKLSPDTKKYLSYAKKWVGNIPYSMAGHADCYHKLKAGKKPASGDCSAFVLGVLAHDGYKVHQASTPTMDAEPGLKRIKPDEATVGDVVIVNKGDGYNSNGHTAFLLQPWKKYGKHTKVLQESVYHDLKNVNVKEFGPSFADLAGGKTRFYHPTKP, from the coding sequence ATGAGTAAATTAAGTCCTGATACAAAAAAATATTTGTCATATGCTAAAAAATGGGTTGGCAACATCCCTTATAGCATGGCTGGACACGCTGATTGTTATCATAAATTGAAGGCTGGAAAGAAACCAGCATCAGGTGACTGCAGTGCCTTCGTATTAGGTGTCTTAGCACATGATGGTTATAAAGTTCATCAAGCCAGTACACCCACTATGGATGCTGAACCAGGTTTAAAGCGAATTAAACCCGATGAAGCAACGGTTGGTGATGTCGTTATCGTTAATAAGGGTGATGGATATAATTCGAATGGTCACACCGCCTTTTTATTACAGCCTTGGAAAAAGTACGGGAAACATACTAAGGTTCTTCAGGAAAGTGTTTATCATGATCTTAAGAACGTTAACGTCAAAGAATTTGGGCCTAGCTTTGCTGATTTAGCTGGCGGTAAAACTCGGTTCTATCACCCAACTAAGCCTTAA
- a CDS encoding MgtC/SapB family protein, giving the protein MLCGGAIGYERSRQFKSAGIRTHIVVAVGAALTTLVSKYGFYDVLAMHNISLDPSRIAAQIISGVGFLGAGMILTGHTKVSGLTTAAGIWGTAAIGMTVGAGMYIIAIAATIIIVTIQFMFHDDSIAEWLVNNVSIKMQIRAVNKSDSLDHIKRILKNNHIVHPQLEVTAINEKHMLIQAEGMMNHRKTSVTKIILDLNRCKAVVRARLSRR; this is encoded by the coding sequence TTGCTATGTGGTGGTGCAATTGGTTATGAACGTTCTCGACAATTCAAGAGTGCCGGAATTAGAACCCATATTGTAGTGGCTGTCGGTGCCGCGCTAACAACACTAGTTTCTAAGTACGGCTTTTATGATGTCTTAGCTATGCATAACATCAGCCTTGATCCATCACGTATTGCCGCGCAGATCATCAGTGGTGTTGGATTCCTGGGTGCCGGAATGATTTTAACCGGCCATACGAAAGTCAGTGGCTTAACCACCGCCGCCGGTATCTGGGGTACTGCTGCTATTGGTATGACCGTTGGTGCCGGGATGTACATCATTGCGATTGCCGCAACGATCATCATCGTAACGATTCAGTTTATGTTCCATGATGACTCAATCGCTGAATGGCTAGTTAACAACGTCAGTATTAAAATGCAGATTAGAGCCGTTAATAAATCTGATTCGCTAGATCACATCAAACGGATCCTTAAGAATAATCACATTGTTCATCCGCAGTTAGAAGTAACGGCCATTAACGAAAAACATATGCTAATCCAGGCCGAAGGAATGATGAATCATCGTAAAACTTCAGTTACCAAAATTATCTTGGATTTAAACCGTTGTAAAGCCGTCGTTCGGGCTCGTCTAAGCAGAAGATAA
- a CDS encoding zinc-ribbon domain-containing protein, translated as MKLNPNLKNVTNVKKLTLGKVCPSCHYIVPVHERYCYHCGLNFMKHARCAVVDAGKHSFPTMRDTQTCPKCHHKISGTNRYCNYCGYDMLKNQ; from the coding sequence ATGAAATTAAATCCGAACTTAAAAAACGTCACGAACGTTAAGAAATTAACGTTGGGTAAAGTCTGCCCCAGCTGTCATTACATCGTACCTGTTCACGAAAGGTATTGTTATCACTGCGGATTGAACTTTATGAAGCACGCTCGTTGCGCCGTGGTGGATGCTGGTAAGCACAGCTTTCCGACCATGAGGGATACCCAGACGTGCCCAAAATGTCATCATAAAATTAGTGGCACCAACCGGTATTGTAACTACTGCGGGTATGACATGCTGAAAAATCAATAA
- the yjeM gene encoding glutamate/gamma-aminobutyrate family transporter YjeM, with protein MSKDGNISLTSLVLMILATAFGFVNTATAYEQMGYASIIWYLVGAFCFFIPTSFMFAEYGSALSDKSGGIYSWIKVSIGERWAFIGTFIWLLAWIITNIFWIPNSWISWSAMIFGKDTTQQWSILGLDSTETLGILSIIFLIFATWLAIKGLKSITWIASIGGFMATLLVVIFCTLSIILIFTNHGHLAQPITGFKSFIVPPNPQFRHTASMISFVVYAIFAYAGIESLCGVINHLKNPKKTFPRAVMISMVIMVVLYTASILLCGVSINWAHIMGRKSVTLGNVMYVLMANVGFALGRSLNWAPGTTLAFGHFLVRFEAFATLAGGIGGFFVLLYSPIKSFMFGSSTKLWPKWALHLNKHGMPNHVMWIQTALMSVVLFFTSFGGSSAKMFYQILTDMNNVSTTLQYVLIVFAFPFFKKIINMNRPFEIYHSKRVIWSSTVMVLIVLIFGIVFNFIQPLLTHDYIDDFWTFIGPVLFGGCAWIFYDYDLKKHRVED; from the coding sequence ATGTCAAAAGATGGCAACATTTCTTTGACTAGCTTAGTTCTAATGATTCTTGCTACCGCATTTGGCTTTGTTAATACCGCTACGGCATATGAACAAATGGGCTACGCTAGTATTATTTGGTATTTAGTTGGTGCGTTCTGTTTCTTCATCCCAACATCATTTATGTTTGCTGAATATGGTTCTGCTTTAAGTGATAAAAGTGGTGGAATCTATTCTTGGATTAAAGTGTCAATCGGTGAACGTTGGGCATTTATTGGAACGTTTATTTGGCTATTAGCTTGGATCATTACCAATATTTTCTGGATTCCCAATAGCTGGATTTCCTGGTCTGCTATGATCTTTGGGAAAGATACCACTCAACAATGGAGTATTTTGGGACTAGATAGCACCGAAACTTTAGGTATCTTATCCATTATTTTTCTAATCTTTGCTACATGGTTAGCAATTAAAGGTTTAAAGTCAATTACATGGATTGCTTCCATCGGTGGCTTTATGGCAACTTTATTAGTGGTAATCTTTTGTACTTTATCAATCATTTTGATTTTTACTAACCATGGCCATTTAGCTCAACCAATCACGGGTTTCAAGAGTTTTATCGTTCCACCGAATCCACAGTTTAGACACACCGCTTCAATGATTTCGTTCGTTGTATACGCGATCTTTGCTTACGCTGGAATTGAATCATTATGCGGTGTTATTAATCATTTAAAGAACCCTAAGAAGACTTTCCCGCGTGCAGTTATGATCTCCATGGTCATCATGGTTGTTCTATATACAGCATCTATTCTTCTCTGTGGTGTAAGTATCAATTGGGCTCACATTATGGGTCGCAAGTCAGTTACTTTAGGTAACGTTATGTATGTTTTAATGGCCAACGTTGGCTTCGCTTTAGGTCGTAGTTTAAACTGGGCTCCTGGAACCACATTAGCCTTTGGTCATTTCTTAGTTCGTTTTGAAGCTTTTGCTACCTTAGCTGGTGGAATTGGTGGTTTCTTCGTTCTACTTTATTCACCAATCAAATCATTTATGTTTGGGTCATCAACTAAATTATGGCCTAAGTGGGCATTGCATCTTAATAAGCATGGGATGCCAAACCATGTTATGTGGATTCAGACGGCTTTAATGAGTGTTGTACTATTCTTCACTTCATTTGGTGGCTCAAGCGCTAAGATGTTCTATCAGATTTTGACAGATATGAATAATGTATCCACGACGTTGCAATACGTATTAATTGTTTTTGCATTCCCATTCTTTAAGAAGATTATTAACATGAACCGACCATTTGAAATTTATCACAGTAAGAGGGTCATTTGGTCATCAACCGTTATGGTCTTGATTGTCTTAATCTTTGGAATTGTCTTTAACTTTATCCAGCCATTATTGACACACGACTATATTGATGACTTCTGGACATTCATCGGACCCGTATTATTCGGTGGGTGTGCTTGGATCTTCTATGATTATGATCTCAAGAAGCATCGTGTTGAAGATTAA